From the genome of Lineus longissimus chromosome 8, tnLinLong1.2, whole genome shotgun sequence, one region includes:
- the LOC135492769 gene encoding uncharacterized protein LOC135492769: MLLLAVIVCAAMLCTTGATSGIAVDDACSTNAFCNYEGDSPMDHTKCDSSVCVCTSLYYGEAGDTTCVQASLGGSCAGKTDAAAFCATSDPDAECASDVCACSAGFYETESLLDGTTHCSKIAVGTPCDSSAGGDAFCRTGLPADSECIVITQTCECPSGKTYVPSLDLCHTESFHATCATCRQTGGHCYDIEDDDSPTGCVCPPSKDSSGVALTVGCDLGIALIGDYCDPTGTPAVDCELQDSSCLHAGALNGRFTCQCDPGYHAISLFGDERKCYRSIAKETDRNCMWCQSRGGICYDIDDDGVRDGCMCPATRSTSDPNDPSTDCDVNHVTVSCTASRMDICYTPHDTTRLPGMATKLTNGDAYVYIERHLGEDPCRFEYDGSSDWCVSLDLASDQTDACDTRVTFPTNRHISYNNWMVLQTTAIGRSMSDESVHLYCQYDIISHVFTETGTEVVGFASMASEGDEVHPVLTMDVHDEFGRDATVQGIRQGQPTMLIIEMTEDKSVYHSIRPEVCIASNRPELSNPATSSILLLYEGCPVVDSYLNAKNTFYPDPADAEVSRTGYFPMLQFEDTQFVFFHCAVEVCRNDEDCDPVDCSGGVERRKRAIASLEGDTILQREVRELQSGSTRLEALYTGPVQIIADSNSRGSLSVRTDKSDSALPRKYLLLISIGGGAMILVIAVAAAILVTMRSRRRRAPRNAISVQCQETM, from the exons CTGTTGACGACGCCTGTTCGACCAACGCGTTTTGCAACTATGAAGGAGACTCCCCAATGGATCACACGAAATGTGACAGCTCTGTGTGTGTATGTACGAGCTTGTATTATGGAGAGGCTGGCGATACGACCTGTGTTCAAG CTTCACTCGGCGGTAGTTGTGCTGGCAAAACGGACGCTGCTGCGTTTTGTGCAACAAGTGACCCTGATGCAGAGTGTGCCAGCGACGTCTGTGCCTGCAGTGCCGGATTCTACGAAACTGAAAGTTTACTTGATGGAACCACGCATTGCTCTAAAA TCGCAGTCGGAACTCCATGCGACTCCTCGGCTGGTGGTGATGCTTTCTGTCGAACGGGCCTTCCTGCAGATTCTGAATGCATCGTCATAACGCAAACATGTGAATGTCCCAGTGGAAAGACCTATGTACCGTCCCTCGATCTCTGCCATACTGAAAGTTTCCATGCCACATGCGCAACGTGCAGACAAACTGGCGGACATTGTTATGACATTGAGGATGACGATTCCCCCACTGGATGTGTCTGTCCTCCATCTAAGGATAGCAGTGGCGTGGCCCTAACTGTAGGATGTGACCTTGGCATCG CTCTGATTGGCGACTATTGCGATCCAACTGGAACACCTGCAGTGGATTGTGAATTACAAGACTCCAGTTGTCTTCACGCAGGCGCGCTAAATGGTCGCTTCACCTGTCAATGTGACCCTGGGTATCACGCCATAAGTTTATTTGGAGACGAACGGAAATGCT ATCGCTCAATTGCCAAAGAAACTGATCGTAACTGCATGTGGTGCCAGTCACGCGGTGGCATATGTTATGATATTGACGATGATGGCGTTCGTGATGGGTGTATGTGCCCAGCCACTAGGAGTACCTCAGATCCCAATGATCCCAGCACCGATTGTGACGTAAACCATG TGACCGTTTCTTGTACTGCAAGTAGAATGGACATATGCTACACTCCCCACGACACTACTCGCCTCCCCGGCATGGCAACCAAACTAACCAATGGGGATGCGTACGTTTACATCGAACGCCACCTTGGAGAAGATCCTTGTCGATTTGAATACGATGGAAGTAGTGACTGGTGTGTGAGCCTCGACCTTGCTTCCGACCAGACTGATGCTTGTGATACCCGTGTTACCTTTCCAACG AATCGCCACATCAGTTACAACAACTGGATGGTCCTCCAAACTACTGCCATCGGAAGGAGTATGTCGGATGAGAGCGTCCATCTTTACTGTCAATACGACATTATCTCGCATGTGTTCACCGAAACCGGAACGGAAGTTGTCGG GTTTGCCTCTATGGCGTCCGAGGGAGATGAAGTGCACCCTGTCTTAACAATGGATGTTCATGATGAATTCGGCCGGGACGCAACCGTGCAGGGCATCAGACAAGGCCAGCCAACAATGCTCATCATAGAGATGACTGAAGACAAGAGCGTGTACCACTCCATCAGGCCAGAAGTTTGCATTGCCTCAAACCGACCAGAATTGTCCAACCCGGCTACATCGTCCATTCTGCTGCTTTATGAAGG TTGCCCAGTCGTGGACTCCTACCTTAACGCGAAGAACACGTTCTATCCCGATCCAGCTGATGCAGAGGTATCTAGAACTGGTTACTTCCCAATGCTTCAATTCGAGGATACGCAATTTGTGTTCTTTCACTGTGCCGTCGAGGTTTGCAGGAATGACGAAGATTGTGACCCG GTTGACTGTTCCGGTGGTGTTGAGAGAAGGAAAAGAGCCATTGCATCATTGGAAGGCGACACTATCCTGCAGCGTGAAGTCCGGGAACTGCAATCTGGGTCGACTAGATTGGAAGCTCTTTACACTGGACCTGTACAGATTATTGCAGATTCGAACTCCAGAGGAAGTCTTTCCGTGAGAACTGATAAATCTGACT CTGCCCTTCCTCGCAAATATCTTCTTCTGATCAGCATTGGCGGAGGAGCCATGATTCTCGTGATAGCTGTTGCCGCTGCAATTTTAGTCACGATGCGATCACGCAGGCGGAGAGCCCCAAGGAATGCAATATCAGTCCAGTGCCAGGAAACCATGTAA